A window of Tautonia plasticadhaerens contains these coding sequences:
- a CDS encoding alpha/beta hydrolase: MGPALAILLAGMLNGTGTPATIHEDGPATRRAAPHAAMLALNFGEGARSYWLFEPAEPRPDEPAPVVVLLHGWMSTNPGLYGAWIAHLARRGHIVIYPRYQDDWTTRPAEFLPNSLDAIRNAVAVLETAPGRVRPDRDRFALIGHSAGGNLAVQLAAMADEVGLPAPKAVVAALPGEVLPASGPELADIPASTALVVAAAQEDVVVGDDRAREIFEGARSIPRKNKQFLFLRSDRTVDPPLIADHAAPMAALPWLDTGEGPLHAFQMNGASVDHFDREVFWKAADLALLAGFSGRSLDELTDSGSRFQHLGHRDDGLPIRPPLVSDDLASIPRVTLANGVRLVRWPSSVFDPFSRPDLKLGEAARKEIPRRISFASEDESGPIDEGVTRAASRPTPGTIR, encoded by the coding sequence GTGGGACCAGCGCTCGCGATCCTGCTGGCCGGAATGCTGAACGGGACGGGAACACCGGCCACGATCCATGAGGACGGCCCCGCCACCCGCCGGGCCGCCCCCCACGCCGCGATGCTCGCCCTGAACTTCGGCGAGGGGGCCCGGTCGTACTGGCTGTTCGAGCCCGCCGAGCCGAGGCCGGACGAGCCCGCCCCGGTCGTCGTCCTGCTGCACGGCTGGATGTCGACCAACCCGGGCCTGTACGGGGCCTGGATCGCCCACCTGGCCCGCCGCGGCCACATTGTCATCTACCCCCGATACCAGGACGACTGGACCACACGCCCGGCCGAGTTCCTCCCCAACTCCCTGGACGCCATCCGCAACGCGGTGGCCGTCCTGGAGACGGCGCCGGGGAGGGTCCGGCCCGACCGCGACCGCTTCGCCCTGATCGGCCACTCGGCCGGGGGGAACCTGGCGGTGCAGCTCGCGGCGATGGCCGACGAGGTCGGGCTGCCGGCGCCGAAGGCGGTCGTGGCCGCCCTTCCGGGGGAGGTCCTCCCGGCGAGCGGGCCGGAGCTGGCCGACATCCCCGCCTCGACGGCCCTCGTCGTCGCCGCGGCCCAGGAGGACGTGGTGGTCGGGGACGACCGGGCCCGGGAGATCTTCGAGGGGGCCCGCTCGATCCCCCGGAAGAACAAGCAGTTCCTCTTCCTCCGGAGCGACCGGACGGTCGACCCCCCCCTGATCGCCGACCACGCGGCGCCGATGGCCGCGTTGCCCTGGCTGGATACCGGGGAGGGGCCGCTGCACGCCTTCCAGATGAACGGGGCGTCCGTCGACCATTTCGATCGCGAGGTCTTCTGGAAGGCCGCCGACCTGGCGCTGCTGGCCGGGTTCTCGGGGCGGTCGCTCGACGAGCTGACGGATTCGGGGTCCCGGTTCCAGCACCTCGGACACCGGGACGACGGCCTGCCGATCCGCCCCCCCCTGGTCTCGGACGACCTGGCGAGCATCCCCCGGGTGACCCTGGCCAACGGCGTCCGGCTGGTCCGATGGCCCAGCTCGGTGTTCGACCCGTTCTCCAGGCCCGACCTGAAGCTCGGCGAGGCGGCCCGGAAGGAGATCCCCCGGCGGATCTCCTTCGCCTCGGAGGACGAATCCGGGCCGATCGACGAGGGAGTGACGCGGGCCGCCTCCCGGCCGACCCCGGGGACGATCCGCTGA
- a CDS encoding baeRF10 domain-containing protein, with translation MMPITRSDLEILLDSPDRTDYVVSAFADLTVKDGFRHFAETNLANIARQAGLALSEAEARQVLDEHLRPILRAVDQADPAARGLAAFSAPGRGLFHTVELHFPVEDRVVIDEEPFVLPLLERWYGDPSYLVALVDSHELHLFEAHSGHAEHVAGLNKEVPTEIQRDKPRFTYKKRFNDAWHERQQQLTNDEFLKGVAGIISEHYRSVPFTGLILLGQSSTTAAVRRLLHKEAASAVVLEHPQSMRPGPKAQDVEDDVSRAMEQWKASERSRLLGELEQRWSRGHLVANGPTEVLDALQQGRAVEIVFGPDRTMAGSRCGSCGYRFGVPTAECVYCGGRTSSVDAAQEIMRMALRQRIATVHLLDRPDRRAEDPLRRSNGVAALLRAEANWSPPGEGPEAG, from the coding sequence ATGATGCCGATCACCCGAAGCGACCTGGAAATCCTGCTGGACTCGCCCGACCGGACCGACTACGTCGTCAGCGCCTTCGCCGACCTGACCGTCAAGGACGGCTTCCGCCACTTCGCCGAGACCAACCTCGCCAACATCGCCCGGCAAGCCGGCCTGGCGCTGTCCGAGGCCGAGGCCCGACAGGTGCTCGACGAGCACCTCCGGCCGATCCTCCGGGCGGTCGACCAGGCCGACCCCGCGGCCCGGGGCCTCGCCGCCTTCAGCGCCCCCGGCCGCGGCCTCTTCCACACGGTCGAGCTGCATTTCCCCGTCGAGGACCGGGTGGTGATCGACGAGGAGCCGTTCGTCCTCCCCCTGCTGGAGCGCTGGTACGGGGATCCGAGCTACCTGGTCGCCCTGGTGGATTCCCACGAACTGCACCTCTTCGAGGCCCACTCCGGCCACGCCGAGCACGTCGCCGGCCTGAACAAGGAGGTCCCGACCGAGATCCAGCGGGACAAGCCCCGGTTCACCTACAAGAAGCGGTTCAACGACGCCTGGCACGAGCGACAGCAGCAGCTCACCAACGACGAGTTCCTCAAGGGCGTGGCCGGCATCATCTCCGAGCACTACCGGTCCGTCCCGTTCACCGGGCTGATCCTGCTCGGCCAGTCGTCGACGACCGCGGCCGTCCGCCGGCTCCTTCACAAGGAGGCGGCCTCGGCGGTGGTCCTGGAGCACCCCCAGTCGATGCGGCCGGGGCCGAAGGCCCAGGACGTGGAGGACGACGTCTCCCGGGCCATGGAGCAGTGGAAGGCGTCCGAACGCTCCCGGCTGCTCGGCGAGCTGGAGCAGCGCTGGTCCCGGGGCCATCTCGTCGCCAACGGCCCGACGGAGGTGCTCGACGCGCTCCAGCAGGGCCGGGCCGTCGAGATCGTCTTCGGGCCCGACCGGACGATGGCCGGGTCGCGTTGCGGCTCCTGCGGCTACCGGTTCGGCGTGCCGACCGCGGAGTGCGTCTATTGCGGGGGCCGGACCAGCAGCGTCGACGCGGCCCAGGAGATCATGCGGATGGCCCTCCGCCAGCGGATCGCCACGGTCCACCTGCTCGACCGCCCCGACCGCCGCGCCGAGGATCCGCTGAGGCGATCCAACGGCGTCGCGGCCCTGCTCCGGGCCGAGGCCAACTGGTCCCCCCCGGGGGAGGGCCCCGAGGCCGGGTGA
- the nadD gene encoding nicotinate-nucleotide adenylyltransferase, giving the protein MRLGLFGGTFDPIHLGHLVLAESCREALGLDAVWFVVAGQPPHKQGGRTPVADRVEMARIAVSGNPRFEASEVEARSPGPHYTYRTLEAVSRDRPGDELFFLVGGDSLADLPTWREPGLVMERATVVAVGRHGSVEPPGEAIRAIVEAHPAARPIERVDAPRIEVASRDLRKRVAEGRSIRYLVPRGVEAYIEARGLYRSAPG; this is encoded by the coding sequence ATGCGACTCGGACTCTTCGGCGGCACCTTCGACCCGATCCACCTGGGCCACCTCGTCCTGGCGGAGTCGTGCCGGGAGGCGCTGGGCCTGGACGCGGTCTGGTTCGTGGTCGCCGGCCAGCCCCCCCACAAGCAGGGGGGGCGGACCCCGGTGGCCGACCGGGTCGAGATGGCCCGGATCGCCGTCTCGGGGAACCCCCGGTTCGAGGCCTCGGAGGTCGAGGCCCGGTCCCCGGGTCCTCATTATACGTATCGGACGCTGGAGGCGGTCTCCCGAGACCGGCCGGGGGACGAGCTGTTCTTCCTCGTCGGCGGCGACAGCCTGGCCGACCTGCCGACCTGGCGGGAGCCGGGCCTGGTCATGGAGCGGGCGACGGTGGTGGCCGTGGGGCGGCACGGGTCGGTGGAGCCCCCGGGGGAGGCGATCCGGGCGATCGTCGAGGCCCATCCCGCCGCCCGGCCGATCGAGCGGGTCGACGCGCCGAGGATCGAGGTCGCGTCCCGGGACCTGAGGAAGAGGGTCGCCGAGGGCAGGAGCATCCGCTATCTAGTCCCCCGAGGGGTGGAGGCGTACATCGAGGCCCGGGGCCTCTACCGATCGGCCCCGGGATGA